The Microbacterium maritypicum genome contains a region encoding:
- a CDS encoding ATP-binding cassette domain-containing protein has protein sequence MSLSVHDLVIEIDGRTVVDGVSFDVPDGARLGLIGESGSGKSLTALAVLGLLPDGATASGSIRWDGTELIGMPDRELARLRGDDIGIVFQEPRTALNPIRTVGRQIAESIRIHQGLGRREARERAIVEAARVRLPDPESIVDRYPHQLSGGQRQRVAIAMALACRPRLLIADEPTTALDVTIQAEILSLLLSLVADEGMSLVFITHDLAVLAQVATEGVVLEHGRVVEAAPVSTLLSTPASPVTQGLLRDATATLWRPDGDA, from the coding sequence ATGAGCCTGTCGGTGCACGACCTCGTGATCGAGATCGACGGACGAACGGTGGTCGACGGCGTCTCCTTCGACGTGCCGGACGGCGCTCGACTCGGTCTGATCGGCGAATCCGGCTCCGGCAAGTCGCTCACCGCCCTCGCGGTGCTGGGCCTGCTCCCCGACGGCGCGACCGCGAGCGGCAGCATCCGCTGGGACGGCACCGAGTTGATCGGGATGCCCGATCGCGAGCTCGCCCGTCTGCGCGGCGACGACATCGGCATCGTGTTCCAAGAACCGCGCACCGCTCTGAACCCCATCAGGACGGTCGGTCGGCAGATCGCGGAGTCGATCCGCATCCATCAGGGACTGGGCCGCCGCGAGGCCAGGGAGCGGGCGATCGTCGAGGCCGCCCGCGTCCGGCTTCCCGATCCCGAGTCGATCGTCGACCGCTACCCTCATCAGCTCTCCGGCGGCCAGAGGCAACGCGTCGCCATCGCGATGGCGCTTGCCTGTCGCCCACGCCTGCTCATCGCCGACGAGCCGACGACCGCGCTCGACGTCACGATCCAGGCCGAGATCCTCTCCCTGCTGCTGTCCCTCGTCGCCGACGAGGGGATGTCCCTCGTCTTCATAACGCATGACCTCGCCGTGCTCGCCCAGGTCGCGACCGAGGGCGTCGTGCTCGAACACGGGCGGGTCGTCGAGGCCGCTCCGGTCTCGACCCTCCTGTCGACCCCTGCGTCCCCGGTCACACAGGGACTGCTGCGAGATGCGACGGCGACGCTATGGCGACCGGACGGGGACGCCTGA
- a CDS encoding ABC transporter permease — protein sequence MIPRWLDRLWAASTGRFGIIVVAVIAVTALVSLLWTPFDPQASDIGDRWLPPSWPHLLGTDDTGRDILSLLMAGARTTVFVSVGAGIVATVVGISLAALGALTARWLRETVAVLVDILIAFPVLLIAMMISSVWGGSLWVVIWAVGIGFGVNIARVTRPELRRVQQSDFVLAARAAGLTPSQSLVRHLLPNVAPVFIVQLSWSMAVAVLAEAGLSYLGFGASVVEPSWGLLLADLQRYIGVHPLSVIWPGLTITITVLALNLLGDGLREATDPTLRHRAAEIHTPGVVA from the coding sequence ATGATTCCGCGCTGGCTCGACCGACTCTGGGCCGCCTCGACAGGGCGCTTCGGGATCATCGTCGTCGCGGTGATCGCCGTCACCGCTCTCGTGTCGCTGTTGTGGACGCCGTTCGACCCGCAGGCCTCGGACATCGGCGATCGCTGGCTGCCACCGAGCTGGCCGCACCTCCTCGGCACGGACGACACCGGACGCGACATCCTGAGCCTGCTGATGGCGGGGGCACGCACGACGGTGTTCGTCAGCGTGGGCGCCGGCATCGTGGCCACCGTGGTGGGCATCTCCCTCGCCGCGCTCGGAGCGCTGACGGCGCGCTGGCTGCGAGAGACCGTCGCCGTGCTCGTCGACATCCTGATCGCCTTCCCCGTGCTGCTGATCGCCATGATGATCTCCTCCGTCTGGGGTGGCTCGCTCTGGGTCGTGATCTGGGCGGTGGGCATCGGATTCGGCGTGAACATCGCGAGGGTCACCCGGCCGGAGCTGCGCCGCGTGCAGCAGAGCGACTTCGTCCTGGCCGCGCGAGCCGCAGGACTCACTCCCTCCCAGAGCCTCGTGCGCCACCTGCTTCCGAACGTGGCGCCGGTCTTCATCGTGCAGCTGTCGTGGTCTATGGCCGTCGCCGTCCTCGCCGAGGCCGGGCTGTCCTACCTGGGCTTCGGCGCTTCCGTGGTCGAGCCGAGCTGGGGCCTGCTGCTCGCCGATCTCCAGCGGTACATCGGGGTGCATCCGCTCTCGGTCATCTGGCCAGGACTCACGATCACGATCACCGTGCTCGCCCTCAACCTGCTGGGCGACGGCCTGCGCGAGGCGACCGATCCCACCCTGCGGCATCGCGCCGCCGAGATCCACACCCCGGGGGTGGTCGCATGA
- a CDS encoding ABC transporter permease produces the protein MLRYALVRGALLIAGLLVSSVLIFLTLRVFPGDVAQLIAGTQASPVEVEALRESLGLNRPLLAQYTDWIGGIFRGDLGTSLLSGASVGEELFLKAQVTVPLGVMSLLIAVLIAVPFGILAALLRNRRGGTALSVGAQTLAAVPVVWAGMMLIVVFSVWLGWLPPQGFPRTGWSTPGKAIESLLLPALTIGIVEGAMLMRFVRSATLQAAGQDFVRTAAAKGLTRTRALIQHGIPAVGLSIITVLGLQVAGIIVGSVVIEQLFTLPGIGRMLVADVGTRDLIKVQSELLVLTGFVLVVGFLVDLLHRAIDPRQREAA, from the coding sequence GTGCTCCGCTACGCGCTCGTCCGAGGAGCCCTGCTCATCGCAGGGCTCCTCGTCTCGAGCGTGCTCATCTTCCTGACGCTGCGCGTCTTCCCCGGCGACGTCGCGCAGCTCATCGCGGGCACGCAGGCCTCCCCCGTCGAGGTCGAAGCCCTTCGCGAGTCCCTGGGTCTGAACCGTCCTCTGCTCGCCCAGTACACGGACTGGATCGGGGGGATCTTCCGCGGCGACCTGGGCACCTCGTTGCTGTCGGGGGCATCCGTCGGGGAAGAGCTGTTCCTCAAGGCCCAGGTCACCGTTCCACTGGGGGTCATGTCGCTGCTGATCGCCGTGCTCATCGCCGTGCCCTTCGGAATCCTGGCCGCGCTCCTGCGCAACCGTCGCGGCGGCACCGCACTCAGCGTCGGCGCCCAGACGCTGGCCGCCGTACCCGTGGTGTGGGCCGGCATGATGCTCATCGTCGTGTTCTCGGTCTGGCTGGGGTGGCTTCCTCCGCAGGGCTTCCCCCGCACCGGCTGGTCGACCCCGGGGAAGGCGATCGAGTCCCTGTTGCTCCCCGCCTTGACGATCGGCATCGTCGAGGGGGCGATGCTCATGCGATTCGTCCGCAGCGCGACGTTGCAGGCCGCCGGGCAGGACTTCGTCCGCACCGCCGCGGCGAAGGGCCTCACCCGCACCCGCGCTCTCATCCAGCACGGCATCCCCGCCGTCGGCCTCTCGATCATCACGGTGCTCGGCCTGCAGGTGGCCGGCATCATCGTCGGCTCGGTGGTGATCGAGCAGCTGTTCACCCTGCCGGGGATCGGACGCATGCTCGTGGCCGATGTCGGCACCCGCGACCTCATCAAGGTGCAGAGCGAACTGCTGGTGCTCACCGGCTTCGTGCTGGTCGTGGGCTTCCTGGTCGATCTCCTGCACCGCGCGATCGACCCTCGGCAACGGGAGGCCGCATGA
- a CDS encoding ABC transporter substrate-binding protein: MFRRTRRLALISALAATAVILSACSGTPDPEPSSAPGTPDPNATLHVGLVLEPTNLDIRHTSGAALEQILIDNIYEGLVTRTQDNEIEGRLASDYEVSSDGLTYTFTLNEGVLFHDGTPLTSADVVSSYETVRTDATVQGNADFAAVTAITAPDQTTVEITLSEPNQNFLFALTGPAGLVFKSADTTELKTAENGTGPFTLTRWNKGSTITFARNDAYWGDPAGVAQVEFQYIPDFTAGVNAALAGDVDVLTAVDPNLASQLEDSGDFALTTGRTTDKATLAFNNKKAPLDDVRVREALRLAIDHDALIEAVGAGTPLYGPIPELDPGYEDLSDVVSYDPEKAKALLAEAGQKDLELTLTIPSFYGTTVPKVLISDFKKVGVTLEVNAVEFPTWLEDVYTNQDYDLSFVLHVEPRDFGNFANPDYYFGYDNAEVQSLYAKALAEVDPDKSAELLAQAARLVSEDHAADWLYNGETITAVSPNVTGFPEDSINSRINLAGVTVSAEK; this comes from the coding sequence ATGTTCCGACGTACCCGACGTCTCGCGCTGATATCCGCGCTCGCGGCCACCGCCGTGATCCTGAGCGCATGCTCCGGCACTCCCGACCCCGAGCCCAGCAGCGCGCCGGGAACACCCGACCCGAACGCGACGCTGCACGTCGGTCTCGTCCTCGAGCCGACCAACCTCGACATCCGTCACACCAGCGGCGCCGCCCTCGAGCAGATCCTGATCGACAACATCTACGAAGGCCTCGTGACCCGCACGCAGGACAACGAGATCGAAGGTCGGCTCGCCTCGGACTACGAGGTCTCCTCCGACGGCCTCACCTACACGTTCACGCTGAACGAGGGTGTCCTGTTCCATGACGGAACGCCTCTCACCTCGGCCGACGTCGTCTCGTCCTACGAGACCGTCCGCACCGATGCGACCGTGCAGGGCAACGCGGACTTCGCTGCCGTCACGGCGATCACCGCGCCCGACCAGACGACGGTCGAGATCACGCTGTCCGAGCCGAACCAGAACTTCCTGTTCGCCCTCACCGGGCCCGCAGGTCTCGTCTTCAAGTCCGCGGACACGACCGAGCTGAAGACCGCGGAGAACGGCACCGGACCCTTCACGCTGACGCGCTGGAACAAGGGCAGCACCATCACGTTCGCGCGCAACGACGCCTACTGGGGGGATCCTGCCGGGGTCGCCCAGGTCGAGTTCCAGTACATCCCCGACTTCACTGCCGGCGTCAACGCAGCGCTGGCCGGCGACGTCGATGTGCTCACCGCCGTCGACCCGAACCTCGCGTCTCAGCTCGAGGACTCCGGCGACTTCGCCCTCACGACGGGACGCACGACCGACAAGGCGACACTCGCCTTCAACAACAAGAAGGCACCGCTCGACGACGTCCGCGTGCGCGAAGCGCTGCGCCTCGCCATCGACCACGACGCCCTCATCGAGGCGGTCGGCGCGGGAACGCCCCTGTACGGTCCGATCCCCGAGCTCGACCCCGGTTATGAAGATCTGTCGGATGTCGTCTCCTATGACCCGGAGAAGGCCAAGGCGCTGCTCGCCGAGGCCGGCCAGAAGGATCTGGAGCTGACGCTCACGATCCCCTCGTTCTACGGGACGACCGTTCCCAAGGTGCTGATCTCCGACTTCAAGAAGGTCGGTGTGACCCTCGAGGTGAACGCGGTCGAGTTCCCGACCTGGCTGGAAGACGTCTACACCAACCAGGACTACGACCTGAGCTTCGTGCTGCACGTCGAGCCCCGAGATTTCGGCAACTTCGCCAACCCGGACTATTACTTCGGGTACGACAACGCCGAGGTGCAGAGCCTGTACGCGAAGGCGCTGGCCGAGGTCGACCCCGACAAGTCCGCTGAACTGCTCGCACAGGCTGCACGCCTCGTGTCGGAGGACCACGCCGCCGACTGGCTGTACAACGGCGAGACCATCACGGCGGTGAGTCCCAACGTGACCGGATTCCCCGAAGACTCCATCAACTCGCGCATCAACCTCGCCGGCGTCACCGTCTCCGCCGAGAAGTAG
- a CDS encoding alpha/beta fold hydrolase: MEVAIDNSEFSYLPAQAEALGVPLPPVERLTLPLADGRTLSALRFGSEAPRVTLLHGAGLNAHTWDTTTLALQQPLLAIDLAGHGDSSWRDDVDYTPRTLARDVAAAIEAWTTQPQLVVGQSLGGLTGAALAASRPDLVSEVIIIDITPGIDVTAGPAALREFYAGPTDFASRDELVDKAISLGFGGTRPETERGVFLNTRVRADGRVEWKHHFAHLAAQALAAHDPGSATAPSVLHETGWDDLAAVTAPITLVRAARGFVSEEDAAELQRRVPTAHLVVLDATHNVQETAPVALAGLIESATPARRI, from the coding sequence GTGGAGGTGGCGATCGACAACAGCGAGTTCAGCTATCTTCCCGCACAGGCCGAAGCGCTCGGCGTCCCCCTTCCCCCGGTGGAACGTCTCACCCTTCCGCTCGCCGACGGACGCACCCTGAGTGCCCTCCGCTTCGGAAGCGAAGCCCCGCGCGTGACGCTGCTGCACGGCGCGGGCCTGAACGCGCACACCTGGGACACCACAACGCTCGCGCTGCAGCAGCCCCTCCTCGCGATCGATCTCGCCGGGCACGGCGACTCCTCCTGGCGAGACGACGTCGACTACACGCCGCGCACCCTCGCCCGCGACGTCGCTGCCGCGATCGAGGCCTGGACCACACAGCCCCAGCTGGTGGTCGGGCAGTCGCTCGGAGGCCTCACGGGCGCCGCTCTCGCCGCCTCGCGGCCCGATCTGGTGTCCGAAGTCATCATCATCGACATCACGCCCGGCATCGACGTGACAGCCGGTCCTGCGGCGTTGCGCGAGTTCTACGCCGGCCCGACTGACTTCGCCTCACGGGACGAACTCGTCGACAAGGCGATCTCGCTCGGCTTCGGCGGGACGCGCCCCGAGACGGAACGTGGCGTCTTCTTGAACACGCGCGTGCGCGCGGACGGACGTGTGGAGTGGAAGCACCACTTCGCCCATCTCGCCGCCCAGGCACTGGCGGCTCACGATCCCGGATCGGCGACGGCGCCGTCGGTGCTCCACGAGACGGGCTGGGACGACCTGGCAGCGGTCACCGCGCCGATCACACTGGTGCGCGCTGCACGCGGCTTCGTCAGCGAAGAAGATGCCGCGGAGCTCCAGCGACGCGTCCCCACGGCCCATCTGGTCGTCCTCGATGCGACCCACAATGTGCAGGAGACGGCTCCGGTCGCTCTGGCCGGGCTCATCGAATCAGCGACCCCCGCCCGCAGAATATGA
- a CDS encoding carboxymuconolactone decarboxylase family protein, whose translation MSETRVHLSKTEPAAYQALDAFSKTVGQICAANGIDERLKELVMIHCSQLNGCAYCARIHVDRAVAAGVDIDTLTQIPTWRESGVFSDRERAALELAEAFTFIAEDGISDEVYDQVGSVFTEKEYAALSWACVSINAFNRIVIAGRYPVPVRAPQAQA comes from the coding sequence ATGAGCGAGACGCGTGTGCACCTGTCCAAGACCGAGCCGGCCGCGTACCAAGCGCTTGACGCATTCTCGAAGACCGTGGGGCAGATCTGCGCGGCCAACGGCATCGACGAGCGCCTCAAGGAGCTCGTCATGATCCACTGCTCGCAGCTCAACGGCTGTGCCTACTGTGCGCGGATCCATGTCGACAGGGCGGTGGCGGCCGGAGTCGACATCGACACCCTCACGCAGATTCCCACCTGGCGAGAGAGTGGCGTGTTCAGCGATCGCGAGCGCGCTGCGCTCGAGCTCGCCGAAGCCTTCACGTTCATCGCCGAGGACGGGATCTCCGATGAGGTGTACGACCAGGTCGGAAGCGTGTTCACCGAGAAGGAGTACGCGGCGCTCAGCTGGGCGTGCGTATCCATCAATGCGTTCAACCGCATCGTGATCGCCGGACGATACCCGGTTCCCGTTCGCGCCCCGCAGGCCCAGGCATGA
- a CDS encoding tyrosine-protein phosphatase — protein sequence MTILEIEGVFNVRDVGGMPANGGRIRSGALLRAGQLSGATTSGAAALRARVQHIVDLRDGEEVAAEPSEIEGPDTTHLPLFLGSVRSFFEADTSLDDLYLHLLEESGERLADAIRIIAAGERTLVHCTVGKDRTGVTVALALSAVGADREAVIADYALTESQLPAQRSQRIADYLRTQHPEAVHAVALATQSPAPVMRRLLEQVDERWGSAAGYLRAQGMTDAELAALSAALVEDASEPSTSSLPS from the coding sequence ATGACCATCCTCGAGATCGAAGGGGTCTTCAACGTCAGGGACGTCGGGGGCATGCCGGCGAACGGCGGGCGCATCCGCTCCGGCGCTCTGCTGCGAGCAGGGCAACTCTCCGGGGCGACCACCTCGGGCGCTGCCGCGTTGCGGGCCCGCGTCCAGCACATCGTGGATCTGCGTGACGGCGAAGAGGTCGCAGCGGAGCCCTCGGAGATCGAGGGGCCTGACACCACGCACCTGCCGCTGTTCCTGGGGTCGGTGCGATCCTTCTTCGAAGCCGACACCAGCCTCGACGACCTGTATCTGCATCTCCTCGAAGAGAGCGGGGAACGGCTCGCGGACGCCATCCGCATCATCGCCGCGGGGGAGCGCACGCTGGTGCACTGCACGGTCGGCAAGGACCGCACGGGGGTCACCGTCGCCCTCGCCCTCTCCGCCGTCGGCGCCGATCGGGAGGCCGTGATCGCCGACTATGCGCTCACGGAGTCTCAGCTCCCGGCTCAGCGTTCGCAGCGGATCGCCGACTACCTTCGTACCCAGCACCCGGAAGCCGTGCACGCGGTGGCGCTCGCCACCCAGTCTCCGGCGCCCGTGATGCGGCGCCTGCTGGAGCAGGTGGACGAACGGTGGGGGTCTGCTGCCGGATACCTGCGCGCGCAGGGGATGACCGACGCAGAGCTGGCCGCGCTGTCGGCGGCACTCGTGGAGGATGCGTCGGAGCCGTCGACCTCGTCGCTGCCCAGCTGA
- a CDS encoding SIP domain-containing protein, with product MNTSLETRGTRAERRAARRRSHHLVTADERSLTELEVFLTTLPLCASGRIFIEVPEVADIGFIEAPGRMTVTWLAREQRSGAPGSGRACAPGQALARATCAWADEMMCDDEIETHVTLLGGYLGTADIVEHLTTSLEISPALIHAPERFGLLPVEH from the coding sequence ATGAACACCTCGCTCGAGACTCGCGGCACGCGCGCCGAACGTCGCGCAGCTCGTCGGCGTTCCCACCACCTGGTGACGGCGGACGAGCGCTCGCTGACCGAGCTCGAGGTGTTCCTGACGACGTTGCCGCTGTGCGCGTCCGGCCGCATCTTCATCGAGGTGCCCGAGGTCGCCGACATCGGCTTCATCGAGGCCCCTGGCCGCATGACGGTGACATGGCTGGCGCGAGAGCAGCGATCGGGTGCCCCCGGAAGCGGTCGTGCATGCGCACCGGGCCAGGCGCTGGCGCGCGCGACCTGTGCGTGGGCCGACGAGATGATGTGCGACGACGAGATCGAGACCCACGTCACCTTGCTGGGCGGCTACCTGGGCACGGCGGACATCGTCGAGCACCTGACGACCTCGTTGGAGATCTCGCCGGCGCTCATCCATGCTCCCGAGCGCTTCGGCCTGCTGCCCGTCGAACACTGA
- a CDS encoding Fe-S oxidoreductase, which produces MTAAADWRTRADEILTRGRRFDRRIPSFLLRSPVSRLGYLWGTAVGWVWGSLWSTGPVERRAGLWIFQGMPSRTFNRGGVCVGGCFLTGDSRPSEAVLRHEAVHKAQWLRYGFLMPVLYLFAGRDPLRNRFEIEAGLEDGNYVRRTRR; this is translated from the coding sequence GTGACCGCCGCGGCCGACTGGCGAACGCGAGCCGATGAGATCCTCACTCGTGGACGACGATTCGACCGTCGCATCCCGTCCTTCCTGCTACGCTCTCCGGTGAGCAGGCTCGGCTACCTCTGGGGCACGGCCGTCGGCTGGGTCTGGGGATCCCTGTGGAGCACCGGCCCCGTCGAGCGGCGTGCCGGACTGTGGATCTTCCAGGGCATGCCGAGCCGGACCTTCAACCGCGGAGGAGTGTGCGTCGGCGGCTGCTTCCTGACCGGCGACAGCCGTCCCAGCGAGGCGGTGCTCCGTCACGAGGCTGTGCACAAGGCGCAGTGGCTCCGCTACGGCTTCCTGATGCCCGTTCTCTACCTGTTCGCCGGCCGAGACCCGCTGCGCAACCGCTTCGAGATCGAAGCGGGGCTGGAGGACGGAAACTACGTGCGACGCACGCGCCGATAG
- a CDS encoding arginase family protein, with the protein MVRFLVIPQWQGSPAPRAMLLTDGASAISGDLPRAATTVLDVPVEAGESLGTGVRRLSALLRTRELVHGHIDSDTVVIGGDCSVTVAALDALPGGTEGLAVVWCDAHADMHTPETSPSGAFSGMALRALLGEGEEQLVLTPAIPASRVITVGIRNLDDEEVDQIAPLTNLSVDDLARPEALLDAVRATGASRVWVHIDVDVLDPSDFAGVSSSVPFGLSPAALSAAIRALRTEVPLAGATIAGFAPRSPADAVDDLGALLRLVGAVA; encoded by the coding sequence ATGGTGAGATTCCTCGTCATCCCGCAGTGGCAGGGCTCGCCCGCACCGCGCGCGATGCTGCTCACAGACGGCGCCTCGGCGATCTCCGGTGATCTCCCCCGGGCTGCCACGACCGTGCTCGATGTGCCGGTCGAGGCCGGCGAATCCCTGGGCACCGGAGTCCGCCGTCTGAGTGCGCTGCTCCGCACCCGCGAACTCGTCCACGGGCACATCGACTCCGACACCGTCGTGATCGGTGGTGATTGCAGCGTCACCGTCGCCGCCCTCGATGCACTGCCCGGGGGCACCGAGGGCCTTGCCGTGGTGTGGTGCGATGCGCACGCCGACATGCACACCCCCGAGACCTCGCCGTCCGGTGCGTTCTCGGGCATGGCGCTGCGCGCTCTGCTCGGCGAAGGAGAGGAGCAGCTCGTGCTCACCCCCGCGATCCCTGCGAGCCGCGTGATCACGGTCGGGATCCGCAATCTCGATGACGAGGAGGTCGACCAGATCGCCCCTCTCACCAACCTCTCGGTCGACGACCTCGCCCGCCCGGAGGCGCTGCTCGACGCGGTCCGCGCGACCGGGGCTTCACGAGTGTGGGTGCACATCGATGTCGATGTGCTGGACCCCTCAGACTTCGCCGGCGTCTCGTCCTCGGTGCCCTTCGGGCTCTCCCCCGCAGCGCTCAGCGCGGCCATCCGCGCCCTGCGCACCGAGGTGCCGCTCGCAGGCGCGACCATCGCCGGGTTCGCACCCCGCTCTCCGGCCGATGCCGTCGACGACCTCGGTGCACTGCTGCGGCTGGTCGGAGCGGTGGCGTGA
- a CDS encoding PspA/IM30 family protein has translation MTKQSIFGRISTLVRANINSLLDSAEDPQKMIDQLVRDYTNSIADAESAIAETIGNLRLLERDHEEDVQASTEWGNKALAASRKADEMRASGNTADADKFDNLAKIALQRQISAEREATGAEPQIAAQTEIVDKLKSGLNGMKDKLVELKNKRSELLARAKVAEAQTKVQDAVGSINVLDPTSELGRFEDKVRRQEAIAQGKIELAASSLDAQFESLEDLGELTEVEARLAELKAGGTAPRQAIEGN, from the coding sequence ATGACCAAGCAGTCCATCTTCGGACGTATCTCGACCCTCGTCCGCGCGAACATCAACTCCCTGCTGGACTCTGCGGAAGACCCGCAGAAGATGATCGACCAGCTCGTTCGCGACTACACGAACAGCATCGCCGACGCCGAGTCCGCGATCGCGGAGACCATCGGCAACCTGCGCCTGCTCGAGCGGGACCACGAGGAAGACGTCCAGGCTTCGACCGAGTGGGGCAACAAGGCTCTCGCCGCCAGCCGCAAGGCCGATGAGATGCGTGCGAGCGGCAACACCGCCGACGCCGACAAGTTCGACAACCTGGCCAAGATCGCTCTCCAGCGTCAGATCAGCGCCGAGCGCGAGGCCACGGGCGCCGAGCCGCAGATCGCGGCCCAGACCGAGATCGTCGACAAGCTCAAGAGCGGCCTGAACGGCATGAAGGACAAGCTGGTCGAGCTCAAGAACAAGCGCAGCGAACTCCTCGCCCGCGCCAAGGTCGCCGAGGCGCAGACCAAGGTGCAGGACGCGGTCGGCTCGATCAACGTGCTCGACCCCACCAGCGAGCTGGGCCGTTTCGAGGACAAGGTCCGCCGCCAGGAGGCCATCGCACAGGGCAAGATCGAGCTCGCAGCGTCGAGCCTCGACGCCCAGTTCGAGAGCCTGGAAGACCTCGGCGAGCTGACCGAGGTCGAGGCGCGCCTCGCCGAGCTCAAGGCCGGCGGCACCGCTCCCCGCCAGGCCATCGAAGGCAACTGA